The Thermobispora bispora DSM 43833 genome window below encodes:
- a CDS encoding cytochrome d ubiquinol oxidase subunit II: MELLWFALFAVLLIGYFALEGFDLGVGLLLPLLGRTWERRDRMIAAMAPFVLANEVWLVAVAGTLAGVYPEVESRVIPGLYPLVMAALIAWIARDAGLWFRRRLDGAGWRAVWDAMITLGSLGLTVTWGLALYALATGFTAPPLHPFGLALAAAVTVACAFHGWTFLCWRAPGLTGTARTGRGLAISALGTAAPAIAVVAAGAARLLSGTTTPAALSVLSLVVLPLVPVLAAAQLWVWRTFGRDAGDRGLPSFF; encoded by the coding sequence ATGGAACTGCTCTGGTTCGCGCTCTTCGCGGTACTGCTCATCGGCTACTTCGCGCTCGAAGGCTTCGACCTCGGCGTCGGGCTGCTGCTCCCGCTGCTCGGCCGCACCTGGGAACGCCGGGACCGCATGATCGCCGCCATGGCGCCGTTCGTGCTCGCCAACGAGGTGTGGCTCGTCGCCGTGGCCGGCACACTCGCCGGCGTCTACCCCGAGGTGGAGAGCCGGGTGATCCCCGGCCTCTACCCCCTGGTCATGGCGGCCCTGATCGCCTGGATCGCCCGGGACGCCGGGCTGTGGTTCCGCCGCCGCCTCGACGGGGCCGGATGGCGCGCCGTCTGGGACGCGATGATCACCCTCGGCTCGCTCGGCCTCACCGTCACCTGGGGCCTCGCCCTCTACGCGCTCGCGACCGGCTTCACCGCGCCCCCGCTCCACCCGTTCGGCCTGGCGCTCGCCGCCGCCGTCACGGTCGCCTGCGCCTTCCACGGGTGGACCTTCCTCTGCTGGCGCGCGCCCGGCCTGACCGGCACGGCCCGCACCGGCCGCGGCCTGGCCATCTCCGCGCTCGGCACCGCGGCCCCCGCGATCGCGGTCGTCGCCGCCGGGGCGGCTCGGCTGCTCTCCGGGACCACCACCCCGGCGGCGCTCAGCGTGCTCAGCCTCGTCGTGCTCCCGCTCGTCCCGGTGCTCGCGGCCGCCCAGCTCTGGGTCTGGCGCACCTTCGGCCGGGACGCGGGCGACCGCGGGCTGCCGTCGTTCTTCTGA